The Acipenser ruthenus chromosome 15, fAciRut3.2 maternal haplotype, whole genome shotgun sequence genomic sequence attcctttgccgatcgaggacgggagctcccagggggcggcgctcaattggccaagcgctgccaagggggagggagggctaggtcggctagggtgtcctcgactcaccgctcaccagcgacccgTGGTCTGGTGGTGCATGTTGAAAATTGTTCCTACCCTTTCAAGGCCCTCTTTACGGTCAGTAACGAACCAGCTCGGAGGCTCGGAGGGCTCTGAGTtttacagcgcaggttcacgtcctgaaGTAGGACAGTACAGCAAActctgctggccaggcaccctgtgagctcaaagcagacacctgcaggactggccgttgtcctccagaggtcggtagctcactAACATCTGCGCTTCAGTttctgggtgaaaaaggaagcgtCTTGGTCCTGGGATCAGATGATGCCCACTGGACCTTtaggtctcctgagccatgtggggaattgttgcagtgaggggaaaatcaattgggcattccaaaatgGGAGAACATCAGggggaaaataataattggacaaacaaataaaataaatataaaacaattataactGTAGGCAATTAACTTTTCCTTCAGTTCAATGTTGTTCTAACCCTGTGGTGCATTCCATCTAGTATACTGGACATTCAACAGAGTTTCATTACACAACACGTTTTTAAAATACTGATAGTAAGATGTGCCTGAACATGTAACATAGTACCCTTGTCAAAGTCAGGCTATGGTCAGGTAAGGGAACACATGGAGCCAGCAATAACATCTAACAGAAACTCTAACCCTGCATCTCCTGTTGGAGAGGAAATAGGAGGTGTGGGTTCTTGCAATTGAGGTGATACTATCTTTGAATGCTACCCTTTAAAAGGCTTTCTTCCATCAAGTATcagaacacataaataaatgcagaacAAATCATTTATCATTTTATGCCATTTCTACAATAGTAACTGAATGGGTCAACATGTCACCTttacagaaaaaataacaaatgccCCATCACCCATTTATTCTCAATATCAGCTCATTAAATCTTTAGCATGGATGGAAACACGGACCCTCTCCCCAGTCATTCCCTGAGTACCAATAATAATTGCGGGTACTGCTGCACTCGTGAGACTGATGAAGAAGAAAGGGGTCTGAGTAAAACAGGCtacactgtgtggtccagtggttaaagaaaaagggcttgtaaccaggaggtccccggttcaaatcccacctcagccactgactcactgtgtgaccctgagcaggccacttaacctccttgtgctccgtctttcgggtgagacgtagttgtaagtgactctccagctgatgcatagttcacacaccctagtctctgtacgtcgccttgggtaaaggtgtcttctaaataaacaaataataataataataatcatcactcACTCTGCTTCCATCTGGATCACCAACCAGCTGTGGAATGAAAGCAAACCTAAGAGCAAACCTAACACACTCAAACAAAACATCTCTCTaacaatgctgctgctgctttcacaATCATTAAAGAGATTAATTTtaaattgtatgtatgtatgcatgcactgGGTCTGCTTCTGATTATACTTCTGAAATGAGGTGCCACTGTAATCTCTCTGAAATTGTGGTGACTTTGGTTCATAAATGGAAAACCATTAGAGATACAATTGACTGATTAATTGATTATTGATTTGCAAGTCTCAATTAAACAGTCATTGATCAATTAATCATCCTGGTTCCCTATTTCGACATTAGTTAGTAAGCTTGTTAAATAATGTTCTAAGCAGAAACAGAAATGGAGTATAATACATGTAATCTGACCAGACTCTTACAGTGTTGTTCTATTAACACTCAGCATTGACTCTCCTGTAGCTATCAAATGTATGCCTTTGGATCTTCCCCACTTTGTCCTTCAAAGtgctgcctcaagcctgccctggagggaCCATCTGCTCTCTATGGGgcgagagagcagttcagtctcagtACCATCCAATCTTTGGCATGTCTTCAACTGCTCAATTAATGAGTTAAGTTGAGCCCTCATTTATCCCATGTATTACTATGCGTTTTGACCCCACTTTAATTCACTTCGGGAAATAAAAGCCTGATTAGATGTTTACATTGAGCCACGTTGCTGTAGAATATTAAACTATCCTGTCATAGCCGAGGCTATTgccctaggaagtgaaacaggaGCAGATTTCCTGACAGTAAGGCAAAGAAGCTGAACTTTAACCCTAGTGTAGTGCAAGGAATCACGTTTTAGAATGAAAATACATTGAcatcttttcttgttttgtaacattagcagttaccttttccttttacaaaaaaagCTGTTTAACAGCGAGGTGCATGCTTTGTGAACATCACAGCTGcaatgtgaaaaagaaaaaggattgcaaaccatttaaaaaaagaaaagcagcacaGCCTTCTGATCTGGGCATCCGTACATTGTGACTGTGTGCTCGAGGATTTCCACATCACCATATAAGGCAGTGTAGCCTTGCTGATTCTTCACTTCCTGCTCTAGAGGAAACTGATTCTAAAAAGGacagcatgttttgtttttctttttatcacAGTTCAACACGGCAAGGGGGTTACAGCTACTGAACTGCATTCACTACAAGGCGTTATAGCaaacacattcattaaaaaatatacaacaaagaaaaaaacactgaaaattatcaagaattacattacatttctgagaattacttttatttatttatttatttttattgcggttgtcaaaaaataataaagagaCAGAACTAAAATACTTCAAATTACTTAAAATATCCACAATTACATTCAATTTGATTACATATTCTTAATATTAAAGAATTCAAACGACTTTTAATTACTCCAAATACAGCCGTTCTGCAAGTGCTTATATTTTAAGGAActtgtattcattattttaagCAGGAGTATTCTTTTTTGGAGTACAGGTTAAATAAGTTTTTATGTTACTGGTcattcacctggagagtgaaattgtccatTCCCTTTTAATGACTTCTTTCAGGACATtgagggccatattttcaaagcgtttattccagtctttaatgaaaTAATGACTCTCGCTCTAGTTTTTTGCTTCTTAAGTTTTGTATCACTTACACAACATTTTCTTCTTTCAGAAAAATAGGAGTTaactaaagactggagtaaacactttgaaaatacagcCCTTACTAGCTAGCTGCTTCCACTAATGCCTGACAGGCTAGGACCACTCAGACAGGTAGAGCCTTATTTTCAAAGGGTTTCCTCCAATATTTGATGAACTCCTACTGttacaaaatgaataataaaacacattgaatACCTGAAATACACAACTTAGTTGTTTGGTAAAATTAGTTTTGTACCAAAAAATAGGACttaaaagactggagtaaatgctttgaaaatatggccccgaGTTCCTTCAGAAACACTTTGAAATGCTGTTGACAGCGTAGGCAGGTTCTGCTGTGCTTGATCTTGAAGGGGAGCTGGACCCCTGGAATCAGATTTCCTCTGCACCCTCCCCACTGTCTCAAACCTAAACTTATTATTAGGGATGCAGCAGTTATGATTTCCCCAAACCAAAACCagcatttgcataacattccaaACGACAAAAGATAAACCGAACCCATATTTTTTGTACAGTGAAAGCGCTGGGGTCGCAGCATGATACGGCTGCATTTTCAGGAGCTCATAACACACTTTGCTGCATGCAGACTGTTCATATTAATATCCTTAATAATTTGAATATGGTAACATAAATAAGGATATGACAAGACTTCCCTGATAGATCCTGACAGCCCTCAGTAGGGATAACCATGGCTTCATACTTAGTCTGTGTTCAGATGTCTAGGGCAGTTTATATACGCAAACGCAGCCTAGATACTATAttaaacctgtttaaaaaaaaaaaaatgcatccttagaagtgaaaagctgaagctggaagtttttgagttaaaaaaaaacccaatgctaaactgaccaaaaaaaaaacaatgctaaactgactaaaacagCCAAATGCAAAGCTGCAAACACACTAAAGAGATGCTGCGTGGACCAAGTTGCCAGGAATCTGAGGAGGACCGTGTTTACTAAGCACCAGGATTTAAGGGCTGTTGAAACTGCTTGGAGTCTCAGTGCAAATATCTTGAAGctgatttaaatgaaatgcttctgGAAGCAGGTAAGTTTATTCTTCTTAAGGCAGCTTAAGTTACTGTGCATGTAATGAAATGagttttgtttgtctgattactttgttgctgcattctaTCGGCATATTGACGGAATTCAAGTATAAGAGCCTTATCCAGAGTCACATGTATAAATCGCACGAGCTGCAGTTCAACTCAGATGTGATTTACCACTTACAACCGACACGGCGACAATGGGGGACCAGGAAAATAACACAAAGTGTAATGTCTattaatacattcattttattcTCTTCTTTCCACACCTCATTGATAACAGTGtgagttatttaattaaacatcCTTTTCACTCCTTACCTGGGATCCTGCAGCaccttgtttatttaattaaacatccTTTTCACTCCTTACCTGGGATCCTGCAGCaccttgtttatttaattaaacttcCATTGACTGCATATTAAAAGTAACCCCCCTATTATTGGCACCCTATTTAAATAGTTCATGAATAAATTGATACAAGAGAGCCACCAGAacacttaaatataattttaatgcaCAACCTTCAAACAGACACTGTATAAAGAGAATAGAACAATACTCTCCTAGACGAGGTTCTTCTCTGAGAAGAATGCAATCCTCGTGACGGCTGCACACAAGAAAGAAAGTCTCTTTTTCTGCATGGAACAGAACTTTAATTAAACCTCACACTTGGAAAGCGGGTCCAACTAGGAGGTTCTCTACCTTTCAGGGGTTGTTTTTTATTAAACGCAAAAAGCCCAAAACAGTTTGCTAAATCAAAAGTCTGACAACAGCGTTTTTTCAACACACCCCACCCCTGCCAAGCCCTGTCATTTCAATGTAAAGCAACAAttagtaacccccccccccccccccccattttgatGGAGTAGAACCTGataaaaactaaatgacaaaCCAGCGAGTTGACCAccggttaaaaaagaaaaaatgttgccAGCTCTAAAAGCAGCTGCTAACATGAATTTCTGATTGTAGGAAACTGTACTTCTGAAGTGCTTCTTGTTGCTCTAAACCACGGGGGTGTTACCCTGGCTCTATCCAAGCACCCAGGTGTAAGTGTTGTGGGGACTGGCATATAAAACCCTGGATCAAGCCCTATCAAACCCCGACACGCAGTCCTTAAGGATCTTAGTCTCAGCCAAGCACAGGCTTCATCATGTTCTGAATTTCTTTTCTGAGTGGGACTTCTCAGAGTCTGGCTCTTCCGCAGCTCGAGTGCGTTTCAGCCTGGTTGCCGCTGTGGAAATCCCTGTCTGTTTCGAGGACACGCTGATGTTTCTGTTCACATCCAAGCACTCTGGGACTGTGTCAGAGAGACGAGGCTGCGACCCCAACGCCTGGCTCTCCTGTTCTCTGTGATGCAGCCCGTTTACATGTGAACCATGGTTGCTATCTGAACACGAAGGGctgctctcctcctcctcttgatTGTCTGATGGGGGGCTGTGATGGGGGTGAATGACCAAGGGGTCACTAGAGTTCTTTAAACATCCCTCTCCTGTCTCCTGCTCTTTTGGCACCCCGTTCCCGTTCAGCATCTGTCCATCTGGTCGGGCTTTCCCCAGGTAAGGATGCTCATGAAAGTGGTGTCCGGGGGGAGCTTCAGAGGGATTCTCCCTCCCctcctgttcctcctcctcctcctctcccaggtCTGGGACTCCCCCTTCCCTTTCACCTGCAGAAGTTTCTGTACTTGTCCCTGGGGGGGTGTTCGGATGAAATCCTGGCCTGCCTTTGTTCCGTCTGCTAGAGCCTTGTGCTTTGGGGaaggcctcctcctcctcctcttccgaGGTGGAAGGCTCCGCTACTGTGATCTCAGGGTAGCTGCAGGAGTCTGCCCCCAGGCAAAGGGCGCTGGCAGTGGACGACTCCGGTCTCTCCTCTCCTTGGTGGCAGAACCTCACGGGCCGCCTTCTGGAGGCATTGCGTTGCCGAATGGACGCTCTCCTctgctcctcctcatcctcctcctcctcactactgctgctgctgctgctggcagcGAGCGAGCTGGAGCTGCTTGAGGAGGAGTTGACCCTGGGGCTGGGAGAGCGTGGCCGGGGGATGAGGTCAGGCCAGTCCCCGCTGGAGTCGGAGGAGTTGTTGACTAGGTCCAGCAGGCTGACGCCCTGGTAGGAGCGCCGCCTCCGCCGCTGTGTCTGCTCATGCTGCCGGATGAGCATGTCTGCTGGTGGGGGGCAGGGGGAATCTGCTCCCTCAGGGACCAGAGGGGTAactggggagggggaggaggagcgCTCAGAGTCACTCTGGCCCCCCAGGACGGCAGCAGGGGTGGCGGCCGCCGCTGCCTCTCCCCTTCCCCGGCCCCTGGCATGAAGCTGCAGGATGGTTCCCTCGCTCAGGTCGCTGTCGGAGTCTGAGCTCCAGCCCTCGATCTCCCGGCGCACCAGCGAGTCGAAGAAGGCCATCATGCGCGGGTCCTCCTGGATAGACTGGCTGTAGTAGTCGTGGGACAGCCCGCTCCCACTGTTTAGCACCAGGCTGATATACTCCTCGTGGGTGTACAGGCTGCGGGAGTCGTCATCTACTCGCCCCTCCAGGTCCCCCATGCTGCCAGGCTGCTGGTACGGGCTCCAcatcttgagagagagagagagagagagagagagagagagagagagagagagagagagagtgagagagagaggggtcagGCAGGTTCACCCTCGATTTAGCAACCAATCAAAGGGGCAAACTGAGATTACGCTTGGTCTGAACTCCAATTTACCTTCACAATTCAGTTGGAAATATTGGATCACATTTGACAAACTCTGGTCTTAAAACACAAACAGGGTAACCTATGGCTTGAAAGTTATGCTTTGAGTATGAATTTCAGTTGGAAATTATTTTCAGTTCTGATCTCCCTTTATCACATGATGTAACAATGAAATATGGGGCAGGTTGGCGAAGATATTTTTCAATCTAAGTAGCATTTCAGTCATTCTATAGATGACCCCCTAGTAGCCTTAGGTTACTATACAAAATTAAATGCATTATTCATCCTTTACTATTCATTTACTTGCTTAACTGCTACCCGACAGATGGCAGAAAtagaattaaatatatatatgattgtattgtatttatttggcagcaGCATGCCTACAGGAGTCTAGAATCTACATACAGGCCACTGTTCCAGTTTTTCTTTGCCTAAAAACAGAGCCTGACTTGCAAAGGAACACCAGATCattaaccactaggccacactgcctcccagtctctcagctctgacaactaggccacactgcctcccatccctcagctctcaccactaggccacactgcctcccagtccctcagctctcaccactaggccacactgcctcccagttcctcagctctcactactaggccacactgcctcccagtccctcagctctgaccactaggccacactgcctcccagtccctcagctctcaccactaggccacactgcctcccagtccctcagctctgaccactaggccacactgcctcccagtccctcagctctgaccactaggccacactgcctcccatccctcagctctgaccactaggccacactgcctcccagtccctcagctctcaccactagtccacactgcctcagctctgaccactaggccacactgcctcccagtccctcagctctgaccactaggccacactgcctcccagtgtcTCATCTCtgaccactaagccacactgcctcccagtccttcagctatCACCACTAGGCTACACGGCCACTGCGTTTCTTGGGAGGCCTTGGATTACATTCCTTTCTACGTGAGAACAAGTGGGGTTTTAGTTAAGCAAGACGAGCCAAGGAGTTCATGTCTGGTCTTGAACTGCTAAAAAGGGCCATGCACTGGGGAATGAAGACTGGATGGGACTTGTGCTGAGAGAGGGGGTCTGCAGTGCAGAGGGGTCGTGTGAGACAGGGGGTCTGCAGTGCAGAGGGGTCGTGTGAGACAGGGGCTCTGCAGTGCAGAGGGGTCGTGTGAGACAGGGGCTCTGCAGTGCAGAGGGGTCGTGTGAGACAGGGGCTCTGCAGTGCAGAGGGGTTGTGTGAGACGGGGTATGCAGTGCAGAGGGGTCGTGTGAGACAGGGGGTCTGCAGTGCAGAGGGGTCGTGTGAGACAGGGGCTCTGCAGTGCAGAGTATCGTGAGAGACGGGGTCTACAGTGCAGAGGGGTCGTGTGAGACGGGGTCTGCAGTGCAGAGTATCGTGTGAGACGGGGTCTGCAGTGCAGAGTATCGTGTGAGACGGGGTCTGCAGTGCAGAGTATCGTGTGAGACGGGGTCTGCAGTGCAGAGTATCGTGTGAGACAGGGGGTCTGCAGTGCAGAGTATCGTGTGAGACAGGGGCTCTGAAGTGCAGAGTATCGTGTGAGACAGGGGGTCTGCAGTGCAGAGTATCGTGTGAGACAGGGGCTCTGCAGTGCAGAGGGGTCGTGTGAGACGGGGTCTGCAGTGCAGAGAGGTCGTGTGAGACAGGGGGTCTGCAGTGCAGAGTATCGTGAGAGACGGGCTCTGCAGTGCAGAGGGGTCATGTGAGACAGGGGCTCTGCAGTGCAGAGGGGTCGTGTGAGACAGGGGCTCTGCAGTGCAGAGTATCGTGTGAGACAGGGGCTCTGCAGTGCAGAGTATCGTGTGAGACAGGGGCTCTGCAGTGCAGAGGGATTGTGTGATGGGATCCATGTGAAGGGAGATGCTCAATCTCTTTTAAATCTTAGTTATGCGTTGACAATTTATAGGCTCAGAGGTTTTTGTGAAAGTAGAGAAAACAATACTTAACCGGGGTTAACCAGGGAAAGCTGTGCTTATTCTGTGCTCTGAAGTGCAGAGTATCGTGTGAGACAGGGGGTCTGCAGTGCAGAGTATCGTGTGAGACAGGGGCTCTGCAGTGCAGAGGGGTCGTGTGAGACGGGGTCTGCAGTGCAGAGAGGTCGTGTGAGACAGGGGGTCTGCAGTGCAGAGTATCGTGAGAGACGGGCTCTGCAGTGCAGAGGGGTCATGTGAGACAGGGGCTCTGCAGTGCAGAGGGGTCGTGTGAGACAGGGGCTCTGCAGTGCAGAGTATCGTGTGAGACAGGGGCTCTGCAGTGCAGAGTATCGTGTGAGACAGGGGCTCTGCAGTGCAGAGGGATTGTGTGATGGGATCCATGTGAAGGGAGATGCTCAATCTCTTTTAAATCTTAGTTATGCGTTGACAATTTATAGGCTCAGAGGTTTTTGTGAAAGTAGAGAAAACAATACTTAACCGGGGTTAACCAGGGAAAGCTGTGCTTATTCACACTTAAAAACTTCCAGCAGGCAAAAAACTTTCCATTTATGGCAGCTGTGTATAGCTGGAGACATAACAGAAAGGAGGTAGGGcaggtgctgtttttttttatcaaccatttcctttaaaaaaaaaataaaaaaatgtgtgcttgtctgtacaccaagccaagggaacaggaagcgcaacgggaacctttacaccaagccaagggaacaggaagcgcgacgggaacctttacaccaagccaagggaacgggAAGCgtgacgggaacctttacaccaagccaagggaacacgaagcgcgacgggaacctttacaccaagctaagggaacaggaagcgcgacgggaacctttacaccaagggaACAGGAAACaagacgggaacctttacaccaaaccaagggaacaggaagcgcgacgggaacctttacaccaagccaagggaacatgAAGCAcaacgggaacctttacaccaagccaagggaacacgaagcgcgacgggaacctttacaccaagggaacaggaagcatgacgggaacctttacaccaagccaagggaacaggaaGCACGAccggaacctttacaccaagccaagggaacaggaagcgcgacgggaacctttacaccaagccaagggaacaggaagcgcgacgggaacctttacaccaagccaagggaacaggaagcgcaacgggaacctttacaccaagccaagggaacaagaagcgcgacgggaacctttacaccaagccaagggaacacgaagcgcgacgggaacctttacaccaagccaagggaacacgaagcgcgacgggaaccttcacaccaagggaacacgaagcacgatgggaacctttacaccaagccaagggaacaggaagcgcgacgggaacctttacaccaagccaagggaacaggaagcgcgacgggaacctttacaccaagccaagtgaacacgaagcgcgacgggaacctttacaccaagccaagggaacacgaagcgcgacgggaacctttacacgaAGCCAAGGGAACatgaagcgcgacgggaacctttacaccaagccaagggaacacgaagcgcgacgggaacctttacaccaagccaagggaacacgaagcgcgacgggaacctttacaccaagccaagggaacaggaagcgcgacgggaacctttacaccaagccaagggaacacgaagcgcgacgggaacctttacaccaagccaagggaacaggaagcgcgacgggaacctttacaccaagccaagggaacacgaagcgcgacgggaacctttacaccaagccaagggaacacgaagcgcgacgggaacctttacaccaagggaacacgaagcgcgatgggaacctttacaccaagggaacaggaagcgcgatgggaacctttacaccaagccaagggaacacgaagcgcgacgggaacctttacaccaagccaaggg encodes the following:
- the dcaf5 gene encoding DDB1- and CUL4-associated factor 5; this translates as MREVKGCGMRSAVGFLSQRKINGHPLMKEEFQRRRLAGCTSLYKKDMLGHFGCVNAIEFSNNGGEWLASGGDDRRVLLWHMEKAIHSRAKPLKLKGEHLSNIFCLAFDSTNKRVFSGGNDEQVILHDVERGETLNVFLHDDSVYGLSVSPVNDNVFASSSDDGRVLIWDTREPPNGEPFCLANYPSAFHSVMFNPVEPRLLATANSKEGVGLWDIRKPRSSLLRYGGNLSLQSAMSVRFNSTGTQLLALRRRLPPVLYELHSRLPSFQFDNQGYFNSCTMKSCCFAGDRDQYILSGSDDFNLYMWRIPKDPEAGGPGRVVNGAFMVLKGHRSIVNQVRFNPHNYTICSSGVEKVIKMWSPYQQPGSMGDLEGRVDDDSRSLYTHEEYISLVLNSGSGLSHDYYSQSIQEDPRMMAFFDSLVRREIEGWSSDSDSDLSEGTILQLHARGRGRGEAAAAATPAAVLGGQSDSERSSSPSPVTPLVPEGADSPCPPPADMLIRQHEQTQRRRRRSYQGVSLLDLVNNSSDSSGDWPDLIPRPRSPSPRVNSSSSSSSSLAASSSSSSSEEEEDEEEQRRASIRQRNASRRRPVRFCHQGEERPESSTASALCLGADSCSYPEITVAEPSTSEEEEEEAFPKAQGSSRRNKGRPGFHPNTPPGTSTETSAGEREGGVPDLGEEEEEEQEGRENPSEAPPGHHFHEHPYLGKARPDGQMLNGNGVPKEQETGEGCLKNSSDPLVIHPHHSPPSDNQEEEESSPSCSDSNHGSHVNGLHHREQESQALGSQPRLSDTVPECLDVNRNISVSSKQTGISTAATRLKRTRAAEEPDSEKSHSEKKFRT